From Pochonia chlamydosporia 170 chromosome Unknown PCv3seq00014, whole genome shotgun sequence, a single genomic window includes:
- a CDS encoding short chain dehydrogenase reductase family (similar to Colletotrichum gloeosporioides Nara gc5 XP_007286745.1), translating into MTSLNLKVGDIPDLSGKRVIITGASSGIGLAAANIFAQKGAWVLNLDINPPPDATRSSVEYRHCDISNWKGLKDAFKYAGGIDIAVSNAGISEETDYFVDTFDPSTQELLEPEYRVLDVNLRAVFNFTKLALSNFRQRKHPGSIVITSSATAYAPEQSLPVYSASKLALIGLVRSLRSSVRHEGITVNAIAPAATITNLLPGHLAAPIIAAGLPVSTSEFVGLALVYSATATQTGLVELYGKDAPGLMQSESRWNGRTILTLGDQYTELEGTIAALITQWFGEINTKLTGLQQAATDFRTQ; encoded by the exons ATGACATCACTTAACCTGAAAGTAGGTGACATTCCCGACCTCTCAGGGAAACGAGTGATTATCACTGGTGCATCTTCAGGAATTGGCCTGGCAGCTGCCAACATCTTTGCACAGAAAGGAGCCTGGGTCCTCAATCTTGATATCAACCCACCGCCAGATGCCACCCGTAGCAGCGTAGAATACCGACACTGTGACATTTCTAATTGGAAAGGTCTCAAAGACGCATTTAAATACGCTGGAGGTATTGATATTGCTGTTTCAAATGCCGGAATCTCAGAGGAGACGGATTATTTCGTGGACACGTTTGATCCGTCTACCCAGGAGCTTCTGGAGCCTGAGTACCGCGTACTGGATGTCAATCTGAGGGCTGTGTTCAACTTCACCAAACTGGCTTTGAGCAACTTTCGCCAGAGGAAGCATCCGGGCAGCATCGTTATTACATCTAGTGCTACAGCATATGCTCCAGAGCAGTCCCTGCCAGTGTACAGCGCATCCAAACTAGCG CTAATCGGTCTTGTCCGTTCACTGAGGTCCTCCGTTCGCCATGAGGGCATAACAGTAAACGCAATTGCCCCAgctgccaccatcaccaacctgCTTCCTGGTCATTTAGCTGCCCCAATTATCGCAGCCGGACTTCCGGTGAGCACGTCGGAGTTTGTTGGCCTGGCCTTGGTATACTCCGCGACGGCCACCCAAACTGGGCTGGTAGAGCTGTACGGCAAAGACGCGCCTGGGTTGATGCAATCCGAGTCCAGGTGGAATGGACGGACGATCCTTACCCTGGGAGACCAATACACTGAGTTGGAGGGCACTATTGCAGCGTTGATAACGCAGTGGTTTGGGGAAATAAATACCAAGTTGACAGGCCTACAGCAGGCAGCCACTGATTTTCGCACACAATAG
- a CDS encoding cytochrome P450 oxidoreductase (similar to Arthroderma benhamiae CBS 112371 XP_003012017.1) gives MEASIIKHAGGFILQNPITSLVIVVLLYILKVSVYRLLSHPLAGFPGPKIAALTVWYEFYYDAIQRGRYTFEIQKMHDHYGPIVRISPDELHINYPAFINELYAGGSKKRDKYTYFSSQFGIPDSVFGTADHDLHRLRRGALNKFFSKAAVTRLEPIVHNAIEKLVSQLETYAGADKPAPMTMAFSCMTTDVVTEYAFAKSYDFLNSPTFEPNFHRAIIAGSDMGPWIKQFPWLITLMNKLPKSIVMCINPEAAIYVQFQEDIRRQIRQVQDQIASGAKEDSSSRTIFHELLTGNLPNEEKSISRLWQEGQIVVGAGTETTAWTLSATLFYVLNDNRILHKLQKELAAAMPDSTKRISCNELEQLPYLSAIVSEGLRLSCGVSTRLQRINPTGPFYFKPSATTTPSGNRGHSAAEFIIPKGTPVGMTSTLIHTNPELFPDPHAFRPERWLDDNGQRHHELDGYLCPFLEEAANVSAFSMLAYTELYMCLGLLFRRLGSRLELFETTEQDVEIYYDRFVPTPRDGTQGIRVLINE, from the exons ATGGAGGCATCAATCATCAAACATGCGGGTGGCTTCATCTTGCAGAACCCAATCACGTCCTTGGTCATCGTCGTACTGCTCTACATACTTAAAGTATCCGTCTATCGACTTCTGTCGCACCCCCTGGCAGGCTTTCCGGGGCCCAAAATAGCTGCCCTGACAGTATGGTACGAATTCTACTACGATGCCATCCAGCGTGGCCGATACACCTTTGAGATTCAGAAGATGCATGATCATTACGGTCCCATCGTGCGCATCAGTCCAGACGAGCTTCACATCAACTATCCTGCCTTCATAAACGAGCTCTACGCCGGAGGAAGCAAGAAACGAGACAAATACACCTACTTTAGCTCGCAGTTTGGCATCCCGGACAGTGTTTTTGGGACGGCGGACCACGATCTTCATCGACTGCGCCGCGGAGCTTTAAACAAGTTCTTCTCAAAGGCCGCGGTCACTCGTCTGGAGCCAATTGTTCACAATGCGATCGAGAAACTGGTCTCCCAGCTCGAGACGTATGCTGGCGCAGACAAACCGGCTCCCATGACAATGGCTTTCAGCTGCATGACAACGGATGTTGTGACCGAgtatgcctttgccaagagCTACGACTTCCTCAACTCGCCGACGTTTGAGCCCAATTTCCACCGAGCTATCATCGCCGGCAGCGACATGGGCCCGTGGATAAAGCAGTTTCCGTGGCTCATTACCCTGATGAACAAGCTGCCCAAGAGTATCGTTATGTGCATCAACCCCGAAGCCGCCATCTATGTCCAGTTCCAGGAAGACATTCGTCGTCAAATTCGTCAGGTACAGGACCAGATAGCTTCTGGAGCTAAGGAGGACAGCTCCAGTCGAACCATCTTTCACGAGCTGCTCACGGGGAACCTACCCAATGAAGAGAAGAGCATTTCCAGGCTCTGGCAAGAAGGACAGATCGTCGTGGGCGCCGGAACCGAAACGACTGCCTGGACGCTATCAGCCACACTGTTCTACGTGCTCAATGACAACCGTATTCTGCATAAGCTCCAGAAAGAACTTGCTGCGGCGATGCCCGATTCCACAAAGCGAATTAGTTGCAATGAGCTGGAGCAGCTGCCGTATCTCAGCGCCATCGTCTCGGAGGGCTTGCGCTTGTCATGTGGCGTCAGCACAAGGTTGCAGCGGATCAATCCCACGGGGCCATTCTATTTCAAACCAtcggcgacgacgacgccgtcAGGTAACCGGGGCCATTCAGCTGCAGAATTCATCATACCCAAGGGAACACCAGTTGGCATGACATCGACCTTGATCCACACGAACCCAGAGTTATTCCCCGACCCGCACGCCTTTAGACCGGAGCGATGGCTAGACGATAATGGTCAAAGACACCATGAGTTGGACGGATATCTCTGTCCTTTTCTCGAGGAAGCCGCCAATGTATCGGCATTCAGTAT GCTTGCGTATACCGAGTTGTACATGTGTCTCGGGTTGCTCTTCCGGCGCTTGGGAAGCAGGTTGGAGTTGTTCGAGACTACGGAGCAGGATGTGGAAATCTACTACGATAGATTTGTTCCTACGCCGAGGGATGGGACACAGGGCATTCGGGTTCTCATCAATGAATGA
- a CDS encoding aristolochene synthase (similar to Colletotrichum gloeosporioides Nara gc5 XP_007286744.1): MAPSVLSSPTAEIPSPGDSLLNPKKRRDVDEPGSVKDINVFTPAPSRFVHECHPLEPQTTEEVDGYFLEHWPFKTTKDRKKFVGAGFSRVTCLYFPLAKSDRIKYACMLLTILFLIDDILEDMSFVDGSAYNDKLMPIARGDVLPDRSVPAEWIMYDLWESMRAVDKQLADDVLEPTFTFMRAQTDKARLTIQEMGEYLTYREKDVGKALLCALGRFSMELHLTPDELAAVHPVEQNCAKHLSVLNDIMSWEKEYQAYLTGHPEGSAICSAVQVLSEETSLPYSACKRILWVMCREWELQHDFLVEKLQKEFNYKPGGNVMQYVKGLEYQISGNEQWSVTTPRYNSPTASA; the protein is encoded by the exons ATGGCTCCATCAGTTCTCAGTTCCCCTACAGCGGAGATTCCTTCCCCTGGGGACTCGCTACTCAATCCCAAGAAGCGCCGAGACGTTGACGAGCCTGGTTCCGTTAAGGATATTAATGTGTTTACGCCAGCTCCTTCTCGTTTTGTTCACGAATGCCACCCGTTGGAGCCGCAAACAAcagaggaggttgatggctATTTTCTGGAGCATTGGCCATTCAAGACGACCAAGGACAGGAAGAAGTTTGTCGGTGCGGGCTTCTCCCGTGTTACGTGCCTCTACTTTCCTCTGGCTAAGAGTGATCGTATTAAATATGCCTGCATGCTCCTCACTATTCTTTTCTTGATTGATG ATATTTTGGAGGACATGTCATTTGTTGATGGTTCCGCCTACAACGACAAGCTCATGCCAATTGCTCGTGGCGATGTGTTGCCAGATCGTTCAGTCCCTGCTGAGTGGATCATGTATGACTTGTGGGAGAGTATGCGAGCGGTTGACAAGCAGCTTGCagatgatgtccttgagcCAACATTTACTTTCATGAGGGCCCAGACGGACAAGGCTCGACTGACCATCCAGGAGATGGGAGAGTATCTCACTTATCGTGAGAAGGATGTCGGAAAAGC TTTGCTATGCGCTCTTGGAAGATTCTCAATGGAACTCCATCTCACCCCTGATGAACTGGCCGCAGTCCACCCCGTGGAACAGAACTGCGCCAAGCACCTCTCCGTCTTGAACGACATCATGAGCTGGGAGAAGGAGTACCAAGCGTACCTCACCGGCCATCCAGAGGGCTCCGCCATCTGCTCTGCGGTTCAGGTTCTCTCTGAGGAGACTTCGCTGCCGTACTCGGCTTGCAAGCGTATTCTCTGGGTCATGTGCCGTGAGTGGGAGCTGCAGCACGATTTCCTAgtggagaagctgcagaaggaGTTTAATTACAAGCCAGGCGGCAATGTGATGCAGTATGTCAAAGGTCTGGAATACCAGATCAGCGGGAATGAGCAGTGGAGTGTTACTACGCCGCGTTACAATTCTCCCACCGCCTCTGCATAG